The Deinococcus cellulosilyticus NBRC 106333 = KACC 11606 genome segment AAACTCGAAGCCCGCCGCTTCACACGGGATGAATGGCGGGTGCTCCTCGACAGGGCCTGCGGCCTGATGCGGTAACCTGCGGCCCAGACGGCCTTCTGCCCTGCCTACAGGTCCTCTATGGGCGTCTGTCCGTTCATCCAGTTGAGTTCGCTGTCCTGCAGGAAGTAATTTGTCCAGAACGTGGATGGGGTGCCCCAGTCGCGGTATTCCAGCACGAGGTCGCAGAGGTCTCGGGTGCCTTCCACGCTGGGGTTCCGCATCAATTGGTCCACTTTGCTGAGGTAGTCTGTCGGGATGTCCTGGGCCAGTTCCAGCATCCTCAGCATCCATTTGTGGTAGGGGAAAAACAGGCGGTTGTGGGCCAGCAGCATGCGTGCAGTGAACAGCACAGCGCGGTTGGCAGACCAGGAGAGCAGGTAGGGGTTGTTGTGTTTTTCCCCTTCTCCGACGTACCACTGCATGGCCTGCACCTGGGCCATGAAGCGGTGGATGCGTTCCTGCACCCCCTCCTCTGGGTAGGTGGTGATGCGGTTCAGCAGGGTTTGCAGTTCAGTGGGGTCATTTCTGGACCAGGCGATGAAGGATTTCCAGAAGGCGGCCCGTGCCGGTTCACTGCCCATCTCTGCGACCTTTTCGAGGAAGCTGATGCCGATGTGTTTGCCGTCAACGTAACCTCCTTCGTAGTCGGTGAAGTCTGTGGAGTAGTACGAGAGGTCTCCGGTGGCCTGGCGTTTCTGGTAGCTTTCCTCGTCAATGACGATGAGGACATCCAGGTCACTTCCTGGCTTGCCGAAGCCTTTGACCAGGGACCCTCCGACAATGATGGCCTGCACTTCGTCTTTCTGGGAGTAGGCGGTCACAAAGCGGTCCAGAGCGGCCTGATGGTGGGGATGGAGCATGGTTCACCTCGGATGAGAATTTTGAAAACGATTTCAAATTTCAGTATAGCGGTAAATCTGCACTTCGGCATCATAAGCAATATGGCAGAGTGAATTTCCCTGATGGGCATCAAAAGCATTTTGCAAGCGCATTCAGATGCGGTGCATCTGGGAGGTTGAGATCATGTTGGTTTTTCCTGTCAGACATATCACGTTTTAAATTTTTGCTGGGGGCTGACAGCTGATGCCTGACTGCTTTTCAGACAGCCCTTCTGCCTGAAGGTCACCTGAGGTTAGAATGGGAACCATCACGAACTGGTACAGGAGGCCTATGCGCGGTTTGTCCCCGGAAGCCATGGTGCTGGAAGAAATCCGGCAAATGAAACTCATCACCCCCGAAGAGTACCTGCTGATCCGCACGTACATCCAGACCCGCACCGATCACACCAGTGCCTCGCAGATCAAAGAGATCCATCAGGCCTTGCAGGACAGACAGATTTCACAGGCCACTTTTGAGGACACCAAAGCCAAGCTGATCACCCGGATTCGCAAAGAGGTCAAAACCCG includes the following:
- a CDS encoding nucleotidyltransferase domain-containing protein, with the translated sequence MLHPHHQAALDRFVTAYSQKDEVQAIIVGGSLVKGFGKPGSDLDVLIVIDEESYQKRQATGDLSYYSTDFTDYEGGYVDGKHIGISFLEKVAEMGSEPARAAFWKSFIAWSRNDPTELQTLLNRITTYPEEGVQERIHRFMAQVQAMQWYVGEGEKHNNPYLLSWSANRAVLFTARMLLAHNRLFFPYHKWMLRMLELAQDIPTDYLSKVDQLMRNPSVEGTRDLCDLVLEYRDWGTPSTFWTNYFLQDSELNWMNGQTPIEDL